gaagGAATCTCTAAAGCATAGCAATAGCTTCTAACAGTTACTAACTACTAATCATTTTAAGATCCTCCATTATGACATTGTTAATAGAATATCAACGtattttaattctttaattcttttgcATATTATTTGTGATAGACTACATGTAGACACCTCACAGTTATTACAAACCTCCCTCTCGCTAATAACATTTATAGAAGCTTactcaattttaaaaaaatattaaaaaaaagtaataaaacaaATCAATGAAAGtaccttgttttgttttgtttttttttaaatgcgtGTATTTGGGTGCAAGGTTGCCATTACAGAGAGTAGACATACCATCTTCTTTGAAAAAGATGTACATACTTCCATTCTTTGAcaaagatgtttttttttttttttttttgtacatatGTTGTTTGAAGACTTCTATGCAAGAACTTACACAAAAAGTTACTTTCATATAATGATACAAAGAAAGAATATATTGAAAGCTAAGGTTTGTGATTGTAATACtttgtttaatttcttttaaAGCAAGAGATTAAGAAGTTACAACAGTCCAAAGCATTAAAAAACCTAAAATATTTAAAGGAAATGTCAAGTAAAGCCTTTAAGTTATTGTATTTTCGGGTGAAAAtaaaatgtaattttttaataactaaaataaataatactTATGCGTTTCATGcagtatttcttttcttttcttttttatgtttttttggtgTGCTTCACACTACCATTTTCACTACAACGATATGActgtttaaatattttttaagagTTAGGTTTCCTCTACCCTATGGAGTAACGAAATCTTTTTTCACATCCTTATTGTACAAGGTCAAAAATATCAATTTCATGCTAATCCAAAGGTCAGATGGGAGTGAGAAAGTCGGTGCTAtttgttatttaatttgttagatttttcttttggtaaagtATTTAATTTGTTAGATGAAGTTATGATATTGATAGCCAATTCTAACAACATAGTGAATTGAAATTAAACAATATTGCGTGCCTCTAAAGTAATATTACTGCGCTTGTGAATTTTGAAGAGGTCCATGATCCAGGCTAAAACCAAAGAACTTTTGATGGGCCGGGTTTTGGGACAAAGACATGGATCGTACCCGAACCCTTTGATAGCCCAAACAGTCATTAGTGTATTTTGTTTGTAAGACTTCCTTTAGGAAAACATTAGAGACCCTTCATGGAGCCTCAAGCTAGGGGTTGAGTAAGGAAAGTGTTCGCTAAGGTATCAAACCATCACAAGGGATTAGAGCTCATAGGCCACCCTAATATAGGATCATGGGAGTATAGAACCAGGTTCGAGGAATTGGAATCGGAATTAGAACAGCGGAATCGGCTAGCCTTGATCCCGATTCCAACCGATACAAAACGGTACAAAAACCGACTTTATGGTTTTCGTAGCCGAATCAACCCGATTCTGGTCGATTCGGAACAGAATCGGAATCTCCCTTTGCTTCATGTGTACCATCATTGAGTGTGTACCATCAAAGAGGTGAAGTGGGTTAGTGGGTGGGCTCGCTGTCCAAGCTAGCAAAATAATGAAGCCCCACGTGCAACTTAACTTGGAACGTACGCAAACAACTATACATAGGATTCCTTAATGAAGGAAAGCCTTATAACTTTGTTTCCCAATCTTAAGATTTCGCTAACTCTTACTAATCCACTCTTAATAAAGATGATATTGACAAGTAAACCTGCCTTTTAGTCCTCTTAATTTACTATAATCTTTTGATCGGATTAGACCACCAAAGCAAAATCTTTAGGTCTATTGTACAACTAAAGCAATTAGTCCAAAAAGTCATTCAAAATCCTAAGTGAGAATAAATTAAGTACAAACAAAGAACAAGTCAAGGAGAGAGACTACCCAAACCCAACAGTGAATTAACTGTTGCAAGCTTTGATTGAGCACCCACTTTGATAGAGAAATTAACTGTTTCGGCTTTGCAATGGAGGAGGAGATGATTACCCTGTCAACTAAGGGTGGTAATTAATCTTTGTTCCAAAGTTAACTAATCAAGGGATTTGATTCTCTAGGCATAATTAAATATTCTTTTTGTACTCAGTCAACGGCACATCACCACCATTCGTGGCCTCAAAAGATCGTGACATCTGGTCCATCGGATTATTGACACGGTTACTAAGGATTATACATTGGCAAGTTTAATTATGATTAATGGTACTGTGgttcatggtttagcaagagACTGCCAAAATCGGACATGGGATCAATCTCTAATTATCATGGTTCAAGTATATGGAATCGGACATGGGATCACTTTCACCGAGTTAGACCTGAATTAATCAGAATCAactgaaaccctagaaattagaattgggaagaaaaaacaaatatttttcaaaattaattattatttggattttttttaattcaataagCTTGGATCCTCTTGATTCGATCCAGGTTTTTTTGGTCGTCTTAtcggttcgggctaggttttgacacccttaacccAGTGTCTTCCAAAGCAGACAAACACAACCAAACGGTCGGGAGACTTCATTGTGGGTAGGCATTGCCCACAATGCCTAAAGAGGTTTTTGGTTTCTGAGTTAATCTCAACTGTATTTCTTGCCGACTTCATTGTGGGTAGACATAGCCATCATTGGTGATTAACACGGTGACACCAATACTGATAACGATCCATCTCGTTTTATTGACAATGATCCATTTCGTTTTCTTGTTGGTTGCATAAACCACACAACTTTAACTAAGTTGTAGTGGTTGAGTCGGCAGGCAATTGTCCATTCTTGACTCTTAAGCTTAGAATTAAATTTTAGCCAACCCATACCACTAGTGTTCTAAGTATACCCATACTACTAGTGTTataagtatcagtatcgataCGGCACTGATACGAAtcaaaaaatggtttttattttaataaaaaagcgtctttttttttttatctcaaatCAGCCGATTCATACCCATATGGCTTGGTTACAGACATGACTGATTCATTGACCAGAAACCTGTAAAGATGATGAGAAACTGAAATAAACAAGTACAAAGAAATCATCTAATCAAAAGCTTTCAAGCTTAATGTGCTAGTTGACCACATTGTCCTGCTATAAGCTACTGTATTTCCATCACTAAAGGTGGTTTAATTAGACTGTTGTACAGACCCAATCAAGTTCTTTATGAGGAAAAAGACTTCCATGGCTATGATCCACAGTCATTGTCATTTAAACAGACATATGGGGCCTTACCATTACTGTTCACACAGAGTCCTATGCCAAGAGCTACTGTTTTTTGCATCTTTAAGAATGTGTCAAATTCAAGTATTCAGATATGGCCCATGGACCTAATCAAGTTTTTTAAGAGGAAAAGTTTCCATAGCTATGATCCAAAACTATTGGCATATAGCCAGATGCAAGGtattttttatccttctctATTTCCAATAGCCGATCTGTATTCCTGACTCAGCCCAAATCTCTACTTTCTCCATTTTTGTTGTATTTCTTGGCTCTGCCACTACAATACACACCTCTCAGATACATGCTTTACATTATGAGGAACATACAGCTCCTATCATCCTCAAGAAAATCAGAGAGAtatccctctcttttttttcccctttcttttcaaCCAAACAGCATGGATGTCAGTAATTTCATGGAACATTATAGCAGGTTTTTTACAACAATCCACCTGTTCAAAACTTCAAATCATCAACTGATGCATAGAGATTTTTTGTCCttcaagttttttattttcttcaagggggggaaggggaggggaggttTAAAACTCTCTCATGTAAAATTGTAATAATACAGCTTTGTTTGCCTCATCAGGTGCAACCCTACAGAAGTTTCATGTGATAATTCTCACAAGCATAATGGATCACCCTGAGAAAATCACAATCATGCTACTAATGATTCAATTACCCTTTCCAATGGCATGGATGCTTGAAGGGGTTACACTAGCAAAATTCAGTGTCTTTGCATACCAAGACTGAAGTTGGCGATTTCATTCAACTCTTGCTGCCGGCAAAACTCATCGCTTGTTTCTTGTAGCCCTGCGAAACATATCTTTGATGTTATGTGAGTCTGTCTCTGttttcatcttctttgcttGTTTTGCACTGCTTGACGTTTTCTTGTCACTCCCACTCTTTACCTAAAAGAAAATTGATAAAAATGTTAAGTAGAATAAGGTAGACTTTTGGCTTCTAGAGAATAGGTCAGATTGAATAGGGATCAACTTGGGCCCAACCTTAAAAAGAAGAAGGCAAACCATAGTTATTAACCGATCCCAACCCAAAGCTTTACCCTAAGTAGACTACCCAAGATGAGATTCAGTGGGTCAGGCTAGGTTAGGCTGAGCTTTAAAATAATTTATCCATGTAAAAGCAACTGAAATGAACACTGAGGTCCATCTTCAGTGAAACATTTAACACAACATAAAGCCCCGATCAACTTTAGATAGTACCATGAGACAAAGGGAAAAGATGAAAGCAGTAAAAGGACTGACATTGTAATGAAAAGATAGAATATACCGGCAAGGAATGAGATGACCCAGGGCTACTCTCTGTAGCAGTAGGAAGGACATCATACGCTGTTACTTTTCTAGTTGCCTCTTGTAGATCTATCCTGCAGATGCTCCAAAGTATGAACCAGTAAGAAAACATTTCATGCTCATAAATGTTATTTCAGACTTCTTCCCACCATCGCAAGAAAATGTAAACTGGAAGCTAAATGAAAAACAAACTACtcttcaaaataataaaaacttgaAATCTTTGAGCAGGTGACTTAAAGTCCAAGGTCTTACCTTAGATTACCACACAAGAGCATCAACCAAGGCTCATCCTTCAAATACTCCCCTATCAAAGAGACCGCATCTTTTACTGCACCAGTGAGGTGAAATTTGTATTTGTAAAGAGAAATTCAGTATAAGTGGAAAGGAATCACAGCCTAGCTAGCAAGTTCAGCTTCAGCAccacattttcttctccttcctccttatTTTATGATTACTCTTCTTTGTAGCTATAATGAGCTTACAAATGCAGTTTGCAAAGACGCAGTGAAGGGGGAAATTGACCAATAAACAGTGTTACAAAAGTCGGAACAAGAATTGGACACAAATGAATTTTAAGAACGAATGAAGTGCATCATAGAGATGCTCTTTAAGTAGCAGTAATACATAATACAGACACATGGATGCGTTCTTCCACTCAATGTGTATCACCATGTTAATTGTTGACACTAGGCTAAGAAGTTACTGAAATAAATGATCCTATCAGTATGATCTCTTAGCTTTTTCCTTAGACTAGAATATGTCAAATGTCTTCTTCATAAAGTCCTATCAGTATGATATCTTAGACAGCCTGATCAAGTCATTTTATTGAATATGAGAGCCTAAGAAGGATGCACATATGTTTGTTCCAATCCCAAGCAAAAATTTATTCTAGCATCATAAAACACATACATGTATCCTGCTCATTCTGAACAGCATAGTTTTTGTTGAGTGTGGGTAGTATCACTTTTAACTGGTGCACCTGCATTCAGGAGGAACAAGAACATGAGACACAACAAGTGAACATTTACCTTGCAAGAAAATTCACTGATGGCAATTTCATAAAGCCAGGAGTGCGTCCTTGTTACAAGCACATAAAATGAGGTAAGAAACTCATTCATCGAACAAGAATAAAGACACAATCCAATCAAAGGTTTTTGTGCATGCGAATATTTTGCTTTCCTTTGTTTACACATGAATATAAGATTGGTTGATCatgaagaaagaaggaagaaatgcCGTGAGCATTAGATCTccccaattttattttattttaatttttttggtgggggaggggagggcTAGGTATCCAGATAATTTAATTTCTCATTTATAAAACCTGGTTACAGCGAGGTCCAACCTCCTAATGTGTATTATTAATACTGTAAGCTACAAGgtttaatattttaaaattctaGTTATGGTCTATATTCTCCAAATCCAAAGGTTCTCTCTTTCAGTATTGACTGGGGTTAGTGAGGTTTGGTTACTAATGAACTTAATCATGTTAAGTTGATAGCGTTTATTTAAATAACATCTCTGAAGATTCTCATACAATTTCATAAACTGAGAATATCAAGCCATACCTTATGGCCCAACCAAGATAAAACCTTGGAGTCATCAAGCCTATAGAACTTTGAGGATCCAATTTCTGCAAAAGATATTATTCAAAGAATACAAATTAGATTTCCACTCTAGTTAACCAATGTGACTTATTCTCATGCATAACTAATTTATCACTTAAAAGTATATCCGACATTCCGCCACATTCTCCTACTTGCTGCATATCAAACTATGGTGTACAGTTTGGTACCCTCGTCATTCCAAAGGGCTGATCTGCATATCGTACAGAACCCCTCATATTGACGAGGCCCACCTATATTATCTCCTTGGCTGAAAATACATTGAAACAGATGAACATATGCATCCATTATAAAGATTCTGTTAGGGCTACCAACAATTATCCAATAACATTACCCATGGCAGTTCTTGAACCACCTGGAAGTTTTTCCAGGTAGAGGGCTGGCTAATCCAACCCTGATTCCAGTCCAGGTAAGGTTAGGGTTAGAAGCATCATAATCCAACTTGCCACAGAACGGAATGAAACTAAATTCTCTTCACTAAGAACCACCTACCAACTAGTTTTCCAGCTTATGGGTTGCTACTTACAACCCAGTTTACATTTGTGTTGCTTCCAGGTTGACAGTGACCTGCTACCCTCAGTGGCCATCCCACCCCAAGCAATTGACACATCTAGATTAAACAAACGCAACAGATAAGATGGCCACATTCATCAGCTCCCACATATCCCATCTTGATTTGTGCCACATATATGGCTTTGCAGTTTATAAATGCTTAAGACATCAGGTTTTTCCACCGGTAAAGTACCATATCAGCATATTAATATATCTATACTGCCTGTCAGAAGAATAATCTGAATCGAAATGGAGTGGGATGCATCATACAGTTTAAATATTATATTAGCATTGCAACAAGAGATGCATGAGAACAGAACTAGGGTGTACAGCCCCGTTCATAAACTATGGTTTGGAACTTTTCACAAGGTAGCTGATAGAATAGAATAAAGTCCTACAAACAGAACTGGCCCCAAACAGAAACTGTTCAATTAGAAAGTTCTGCCTATGCATGGAGCCAAGATACCTAGTTTCAGATCCTTGTTCTTTTCCATCAATCTCAAGAAAAGAACTCCAATCCAATGGATCTTGCTTGTGGTTTACAGCCTTGGCCACAGATGCAAGCTGTTccatacattaaaaaaaaaaaaagggcgtacccagtgcacaaggcttccgccactgcggggtccgGAGAGGGTCATTATGTACTCGCCTTACCGCTGGTTttgcagagagactgtttccagactcgtaCCCGTGACCactacttggtcacaatggagcaaccttaccgttgtacCAAGGCCcgcccagtgcacaaggctcctgccactgcggggtctggggagggtcataatgtgtacacagccttacccctgctttcgcagagaggctgtttccatacATGCTACTTAAAAATTGAGGCAGCAGGTCACCTTTTATTTCACAAACTACTTTCATGGAATCTTCTGCAATGGATAATATATGTTGATATCCAGGATAACCGCTGACAAACATTATTTCATCTAACTGCCTGAACTTCCCCTGGTCATGCCCTTTCTGCATTTCAAAGGTACATTCAACCAATAACTTCGAATAAAGTCAATAATTCAATAAGACGAAAAATTTACCTCTCTATAAGATCATAATAGCAACAGCTGAAGTAGAAAAGGAATTATGGGGGGAAAAAGTTATGACACCAAGGCCAGTGACATTACATCAACTGCAGAGTTTAGGGGCAGAAAAAAGACCAGAACCCTGCAAAAGGGGATGAAATGCAACAAAATAGGAAGCAAAGATTTGGTTCATTGTGAGTGATCCAAAATCAATCGCCACATAGAAGCATACCTTCGTTCGAGCATCCTCAAAAATGGGCAACAGTATAAAAACAGGATCAACTGGTGTGGCACTATGCAGGCCGCCATCTGTCATATAAATTTACTTCCAGACTTAACATCCCAATGAAAGATTATCTATAtgcaaaatataaaatattaaattgaACATTATTAAGGAAAAGCTACTGAATCTGATAATATATCAAGGTCAACGGAAAACTCAGGCTTGTCAAATACATAGTTATTTCAATGTTTAGATTGGGAACTTATATCATAGATAATATCTATGAAGCATTATTTTTCTCAATAAAAAAAGTACCAATCTAAATTCTGGAAGTAATTTGAGTATGATACTAGCATGACATTGTGAGGAAAACTGTATGCCTATGGTAGTGGATATTTACACTAACTGAGCGTATTTGCATGTGAATATGCCTATGCAATTATGAATATATGCTAAGTGCATGGTCTCTCAATGGCTCAAAGATGAAACCAGTGGTACAAACATCAAAAGAAATCACATTCGTAAACGAATAGAAGAAATGGTACATTTTATTAAACATGATGGAGAGAGTTGTTGATCACCTTCACAAACAGAATCCCCTAGGAACCAGGAGGCATAGGATTGCTTGAACCAATGCAGTTCTTGGAGGGAGTTGTTGATGAATAAATAACAAGCTGGGTTTCCTGACAAATTAGTGAAAATAAAATCTAAGACTACAAATCCCTGAGCCTACCAGGCATTAGCTTCTAGTTAAACTCATAAGGCAAGCCTGTTGTGAATTCGCATTGATATGATAAATCATGGGCAGAAACATAGAGAGGGTTATAAGGCTTAAATTCATCAAAGCCGAAACATATGGTTGGTTAATAAAATATACATTCCATGACATGATGCCCTGCATTACGAAACTGCAACCTCATTATTATGCTTAACAATTCTGAATTGAAAATATTAGGACCAAAAGTTCAGTCTACCCTTCACTCTTAGGGTTAACAATTAAAGAGTGAAGTAAAGAAAATTGGGCACAACTATCAGATTACCTGACTTTGGATGGCGAAGAGACAACAAAGATCCTTTACCATTTTCAATTGTAGTAGCAGGACCAGGTACTGCAAGACATATGAAATAATGCATAAGTCAATAAGCACTAGTATTCCCACACCAATCGTACCTCTCCATAATGTAAATGTGTTTCTGAAGTTAATTTCACTGCTATATCAACAAATAAGTCATGATTCAAATGAGGACTTCTGCATATGTTGCTCCACTCAGAAACCACCAGAGTTGCACAAGTTGGGTTTCACTCAAGGTCTTAAAATTAGTTCTGGGAATTTAATGGTTCAAAAGGGCCCGCCTATGTAGCGATCATTTGTGTGATTGTATTACTTAAAAGCCACTTCATATTCGACACTATAACCAGAAAATCCAACGAACGCGTTAACAGACTTTTTCTATTGGGTGTCATGATactatttattgaattttttggGCCATTGATGCAATTCTAGCAATAGCTTCTGTTAGAAATAGCAAACAATTTCAGTTCTGAATCAAACTGATATCGCCATGAACTAATTTATggaaccctaaaaaaaatggattgaaGCAGAAAATGAAGGCTAAAAAGTTACCCGGTGCAATGAAAACGCGAGTTTCGTCAAAGCCATCACGCCAAGCCATTTGCATAATTTCGGAAATTCCCAGGAAGTGAAAGCTTTTAGCCCTTCTTTCAGGGTTCGCCTCAGCGGCGGCAGCTAGTAATGGCGGGAATAGTGGTCGAACTTGAAATATATGCTACCGTGGAACCGAATCAGTATTTTACAATTTAAGTTCAGTTCACACAGTGTCCTGATATGACCCAGGGGAGGATGAGTTTCATCCTGctatgtccttttttttttataatttttttttgtttttgggttaaatgcatggttttagtgcacgatatcgGAGTGGTTATCAGCAACACAGAAAACCGATAagatatcgatacgatatcggcCTGGGTCGGCTGcatcagacaaaattaccccttgatttccttaaaaaatgagtttttgaacctttttaccccttgtctgtactgtgctactgatatggtatcggcaTGATATCGATATCGATGATTAATAAAATTGATACATACGgacgatacaataccgatacttagaaccatggttaAATGCCATGTCCTCGTAAGCGTTACTTTTCATTGAAGTGTGTAAATACATGGCAGACAAGTAGAGAAGAAGTGACAATCCTAAATTATCCAAACCAGGGTTTCAAAACTCAGAATCCGTAATCGGATCGGCCAATGTCAATCTCAATTTGAACTGGCTTGGATTGGTGAGACTCAGTTGAAAATTGATAGGAATCGGTGTGAATCAATTGAATCAGTCTGTCAATTTTATACGAATCAGCCTATTCTACCAATCAGATtccgatttttaaaaccatttccAGACTCCAGAATTATAATTTTAAAGAGAGGGTCTGACCTTGTGGTATGGAAAAGTCAAACAGAATTTATAACCAGACCTTTAGTCCATGTAAAAATAAATTCTGTTTGGGGACAAGCAAGGTCCGAAGGGAGGGAGCTGGCGCCAAAGACAGAGATGGAgatagagaagaaggggaggagagagaggagacgaaggatgagaagaaaattcaaaaaaataggttCCGATGTTCGATTTTATTTACTTAATGGATGTGCTTGTTCTAGGTCTACCATGTTGTCTTGTTTTAGGAGAAATTCTGGCCGCTTGAAAAAACTGAGGACTAAAATTTGAGTACTAGATTATCATATCGAGTCCTTTGAATAAGTTGCAGTCTTGTATATGATTCCTTGAAATGTCTGAATGtataatgggaagcagttttttgtacgggagtgtggcctatgccagcactcccatgtgtctatctctctcttccttaaaataagggggtagaggtgtcttttcacatggggaggagagagatagactcatgggagtgctggcgtaagccacactcccggacaaaatttttttccccatataTAATATCCTTAATTAATTAAGATAATAATATAACGCATACACAAGGCTTAACCAAGAAGctcattttattattaatagtAGTCTATCAACCTTTGTTTTACAATTTTTTACAATAAAAGCTATcccgaaaagaaaaaaaaaaccacaataCAATTTGACCAACAAGCTCCAACCACCCTAATCTAAGTTTCACACTCACATCCCTTCCATCAATTGTTGTAAATTCACATTACATTTCATGTTAATACACTTCAATCCACGAAGGTTGAAGTCAGTCACACTAGATGTAGACATGAGATCTGCACAAAAGATTAACCATGAGTTAGCATATTGGATATCTAATATAATgacaagaaaaacaaacaagGATATGAATGACAAAAAATACTTCAAATGTACATGAACAATATTGAATCAGAGACTGCTAAATGCAACTCTGCCCTTCATTCACAAAAAAAGTAATTAGTTGTCTTCAAGAAGCTATGAGATTCTATTTGACAAGAAAATGGTAAGTAGAAATTTAGTAAGTTTTTTAAGAATCCCAATTCACTGGGAGTTGAAATGCTTTGTTTGACTCTTGAGTTGTTCGAGACTTTGAGTACTTAGAAGTATTTTCAATTGAAGCCAAACAAGGAATTGTTGAGATCTCATAGATCTTGGCAGTGAGCTTTAACAAATGCAATATCTGGTGTCTATGATTTGCACTAATTGACCAAACTGTTAAGAAAGAAACTAGTATTCATATATTGTTTGTATTGAAGTAATTCTGCTTTTGGTTGTCTCAAATTACCATGCTGTAAAGGTAAATAGAGAGTCCATTAATTTCTAATGTGGCCATGATTATTAGCTTaggttatttttattttattaattgggTTTTAAATGGCATATCATTGAACCCCAAGGGGCAGCGTAGTTGGCAAGGGACGAGAcctaaggaagctgaaggtcCTGAGTTCGACTCCGCTTACTCCCTTGGAGCCACTCGCTTGAGAAGAAACTCCCTAATGAACATGGGGGGCCGGA
The sequence above is a segment of the Telopea speciosissima isolate NSW1024214 ecotype Mountain lineage chromosome 7, Tspe_v1, whole genome shotgun sequence genome. Coding sequences within it:
- the LOC122666731 gene encoding ribonuclease H2 subunit B; translated protein: MQMAWRDGFDETRVFIAPVPGPATTIENGKGSLLSLRHPKSGNPACYLFINNSLQELHWFKQSYASWFLGDSVCEDGGLHSATPVDPVFILLPIFEDARTKKGHDQGKFRQLDEIMFVSGYPGYQHILSIAEDSMKVVCEIKEIGSSKFYRLDDSKVLSWLGHKVHQLKVILPTLNKNYAVQNEQDTLKDAVSLIGEYLKDEPWLMLLCGNLRIDLQEATRKVTAYDVLPTATESSPGSSHSLPVKSGSDKKTSSSAKQAKKMKTETDSHNIKDMFRRATRNKR